From the genome of Hymenobacter cellulosilyticus, one region includes:
- a CDS encoding response regulator produces the protein MTPIRVVLVDDHRMLLAGLQMLLQPLDFISVVGTATCAAEAYAIVAQHHPDVVLLDINLPDQSGVDVCRQLTQAQPGLKVLALTTLQEKSYVTRMMQEGAAGYVLKNASPEVLAEAITRVHAGKKYFSDEIQELLLQPEPTPVARPLLTRREREVLALIAGGLTSQEMAEKLFVSALTIETHRRNLLTKFGVHNTAMLIRLAAEYQLL, from the coding sequence ATGACGCCAATCCGGGTAGTACTCGTTGATGACCACCGTATGCTGCTGGCCGGCCTGCAAATGCTGCTGCAGCCGCTCGACTTTATTTCGGTGGTGGGTACGGCTACCTGTGCGGCCGAGGCCTATGCCATTGTGGCCCAGCACCACCCCGACGTGGTGCTTCTCGACATTAACCTGCCCGACCAAAGCGGGGTGGACGTTTGCCGGCAGCTCACCCAGGCTCAGCCGGGCCTGAAAGTACTGGCGCTTACCACGCTGCAAGAGAAAAGCTACGTGACGCGCATGATGCAGGAAGGGGCCGCGGGCTACGTGCTAAAAAATGCCTCGCCCGAAGTGCTGGCCGAAGCTATTACCCGGGTGCACGCCGGCAAAAAGTACTTCAGCGACGAAATTCAGGAGCTGCTGCTGCAGCCGGAGCCCACCCCGGTGGCACGGCCCCTGCTCACCCGCCGCGAGCGGGAAGTGCTGGCCCTGATTGCGGGCGGGCTGACCAGCCAGGAAATGGCCGAGAAGCTCTTTGTTAGTGCTCTGACCATTGAAACGCACCGCCGGAACCTGCTCACCAAGTTCGGGGTGCACAACACGGCCATGCTCATCCGCCTGGCGGCCGAGTACCAGCTGCTTTAG